Proteins from a single region of Oryza brachyantha chromosome 6, ObraRS2, whole genome shotgun sequence:
- the LOC102709472 gene encoding dof zinc finger protein 4-like, whose protein sequence is MQEFHPVPGLAGRLFGGAAAAPQEEVRCPRCDSANTKFCYYNNYNLSQPRHFCKACRRYWTKGGLLRNVPVGGGCRKPKRPAPSSSSSSSVVADVDTGHRGAKSARSAIAGDSSTAACAVPASNASSAAAAAATQSSSACERVTSSVAFAAAGADDDALSLSLPPPPPGPMFADQAAAFASLFAPPPPLPSFTAFSAQPKQAEEDVTPALTPTGRPSSASLTADIAAPLAARSSGGPAAAADWAPSPTALDAAGVFDLAGAIAGDPSYWNPASWTDHDGTIYLP, encoded by the coding sequence ATGCAGGAGTTCCACCCCGTCCCCGggctggccggccggctgttcggtggcgcggcggcggcgccgcaggAGGAGGTGCGGTGCCCGCGGTGCGACTCGGCGAACACCAAGTTCTGCTACTACAACAACTACAACCTCTCGCAGCCTCGCCACTTCTGCAAGGCGTGCCGCCGCTACTGGACCAAGGGCGGCCTCCTCCGCAACGtccccgtcggcggcggctgccgcaAGCCCAAGCGCCcggcgccctcctcctcctcctcctcctcggtcgTCGCTGACGTCGACACGGGCCATCGTGGCGCCAAGAGTGCGCGTTCAGCCATCGCCGGTGACAGCTCGACCGCGGCGTGCGCGGTGCCTGCGTCGAACGCttcctctgctgctgctgctgctgctacccaGTCGAGCAGCGCCTGCGAGAGGGTGACCAGCAGCGTCGccttcgcggcggcgggggccgacgacgacgcgctgTCGCTGTcgctgcctccgcctcctccgggtCCGATGTTCGCCGACCAGGCCGCGGCGTTCGCGTCGCTCttcgctccgccgccgccgctgccgtccttCACCGCCTTCTCGGCGCAGCCCAAGCAGGCAGAGGAGGACGTCACCCCGGCGCTCACACCCACGGGGCGCCCGTCCTCGGCGTCGCTCACCGCAGACATCgcggcgccgctcgccgcacGGTCGTCAggcgggccggcggcggcggccgactgGGCGCCCAGTCCGACAgcgctcgacgccgccggggTGTTCGACCTCGCaggcgccatcgccggcgaccCGTCGTACTGGAACCCGGCGAGCTGGACGGACCACGACGGGACGATCTACCTGCCCTAG
- the LOC102719211 gene encoding guanine nucleotide-binding protein alpha-1 subunit isoform X2: MPNLQTLTGEFCKRQKQNNTSTSSYFLVLPPYPNLSGAGESGKSTIFKQIKLLFQTGFDEAELRSYTSVIHANVYQTIKVLYDGAKELYQVESDSSKYVICPDNQEIGEKLSEIDGRSGYPLLSEELVHDVKKLWQDPAIQETYSRGSILQLPDCAQYFMENLDRLAEADYVPTKEDVLYARVRTNGVVQIQFSPVGENKRGGEVYRLYDVGGQRNERRKWIHLFEGVNAVIFCAAISEYDQMLFEDETKNRMMETKELFDWVLKQRCFEKTSFMLFLNKFDIFERKIQKVPLSVCEWFKDYQPIAPGKQEVEHAYEFVKKKFEELYFQSSKPDRVDRVFKIYRTTALDQKLVKKTFKLIDESMRRSREGT, encoded by the exons ATGCCAAA TCTGCAGACATTGACCGGCGAATTTTGCAAGAGACAAAAGCAGAACAACACATCTACAAGCTCTTACTTCTTGGTATTGCCACCTTACCCAAATTTAAGTG GTGCGGGGGAATCAGGGAAGTCTACAATATTTAAACAG ATTAAGCTCCTCTTTCAAACTGGCTTCGATGAGGCAGAACTTAGGAGCTATACGTCAGTTATCCATGCAAACGTCTATCAGACAATTAAA GTACTATATGATGGAGCAAAGGAACTCTACCAAGTGGAATCAGATTCCTCAAAGTATGTTATATGCCCAGATAATCAG GAAATTGGGGAAAAGCTCTCAGAAATTGATGGCAGGTCGGGTTATCCACTTTTGAGCGAAGAACTTGTACATGATGTAAAAAAGTTATGGCAAGACCCAGCCATTCAG GAAACTTATTCACGTGGAAGTATTCTTCAACTTCCTGATTGTGCACAATACTTTATGGAAAATTTGGATCGGTTAGCTGAAGCAGATTATGTGCCAACAAAG GAGGATGTGCTTTATGCAAGAGTACGGACAAATGGTGTTGTACAGATTCAATTTAG CCCAGttggagaaaacaaaagaggCGGTGAGGTATATAGGCTGTATGATGTAGGAGGCCAGAGGAATGAGAGGAGAAAGTGGATTCATCTTTTTGAAGGTGTTAATGCGGTAATCTTTTGTGCTGCCATTAGTGA GTATGATCAGATGCTATTtgaagatgaaacaaaaaacagaaTGATGGAGACCAAGGAACTCTTTGACTGGGTTTTAAAGCAAAGATGTTTTGAG AAAACATCATTCATGCTGTTTCTTaacaaatttgatatattcgagagaaaaatacaaaag GTTCCTTTAAGTGTGTGCGAGTGGTTTAAAGACTACCAGCCTATTGCACCTGGGAAACAGGAGGTTGAGCATGCATACGA ATTTGTCAAGAAGAAGTTTGAAGAGCTCTATTTCCAGAGCAGCAAGCCTGACCGCGTAGATCGCGTGTTCAAAATCTACAGAACAACGGCCCTGGACCAGAAGCTTGTAAAGAAGACGTTCAAGTTGATCGATGAGAGCATGAGACGCTCCAGGGAAGGAACTTGA
- the LOC102719211 gene encoding guanine nucleotide-binding protein alpha-1 subunit isoform X1 → MSVLTCVLDNMGSSCSRSHLLSEAETAENAKSADIDRRILQETKAEQHIYKLLLLGAGESGKSTIFKQIKLLFQTGFDEAELRSYTSVIHANVYQTIKVLYDGAKELYQVESDSSKYVICPDNQEIGEKLSEIDGRSGYPLLSEELVHDVKKLWQDPAIQETYSRGSILQLPDCAQYFMENLDRLAEADYVPTKEDVLYARVRTNGVVQIQFSPVGENKRGGEVYRLYDVGGQRNERRKWIHLFEGVNAVIFCAAISEYDQMLFEDETKNRMMETKELFDWVLKQRCFEKTSFMLFLNKFDIFERKIQKVPLSVCEWFKDYQPIAPGKQEVEHAYEFVKKKFEELYFQSSKPDRVDRVFKIYRTTALDQKLVKKTFKLIDESMRRSREGT, encoded by the exons ATGTCCGTGCTTACCTGTGTGCTTGATAACATGGGCTCATCCTGTAGCAGATCTCATTTGTTAAGTGAGGCCGAAACAGCTGAAAATGCCAAA TCTGCAGACATTGACCGGCGAATTTTGCAAGAGACAAAAGCAGAACAACACATCTACAAGCTCTTACTTCTTG GTGCGGGGGAATCAGGGAAGTCTACAATATTTAAACAG ATTAAGCTCCTCTTTCAAACTGGCTTCGATGAGGCAGAACTTAGGAGCTATACGTCAGTTATCCATGCAAACGTCTATCAGACAATTAAA GTACTATATGATGGAGCAAAGGAACTCTACCAAGTGGAATCAGATTCCTCAAAGTATGTTATATGCCCAGATAATCAG GAAATTGGGGAAAAGCTCTCAGAAATTGATGGCAGGTCGGGTTATCCACTTTTGAGCGAAGAACTTGTACATGATGTAAAAAAGTTATGGCAAGACCCAGCCATTCAG GAAACTTATTCACGTGGAAGTATTCTTCAACTTCCTGATTGTGCACAATACTTTATGGAAAATTTGGATCGGTTAGCTGAAGCAGATTATGTGCCAACAAAG GAGGATGTGCTTTATGCAAGAGTACGGACAAATGGTGTTGTACAGATTCAATTTAG CCCAGttggagaaaacaaaagaggCGGTGAGGTATATAGGCTGTATGATGTAGGAGGCCAGAGGAATGAGAGGAGAAAGTGGATTCATCTTTTTGAAGGTGTTAATGCGGTAATCTTTTGTGCTGCCATTAGTGA GTATGATCAGATGCTATTtgaagatgaaacaaaaaacagaaTGATGGAGACCAAGGAACTCTTTGACTGGGTTTTAAAGCAAAGATGTTTTGAG AAAACATCATTCATGCTGTTTCTTaacaaatttgatatattcgagagaaaaatacaaaag GTTCCTTTAAGTGTGTGCGAGTGGTTTAAAGACTACCAGCCTATTGCACCTGGGAAACAGGAGGTTGAGCATGCATACGA ATTTGTCAAGAAGAAGTTTGAAGAGCTCTATTTCCAGAGCAGCAAGCCTGACCGCGTAGATCGCGTGTTCAAAATCTACAGAACAACGGCCCTGGACCAGAAGCTTGTAAAGAAGACGTTCAAGTTGATCGATGAGAGCATGAGACGCTCCAGGGAAGGAACTTGA
- the LOC102719211 gene encoding guanine nucleotide-binding protein alpha-1 subunit isoform X3: MPNLQTLTGEFCKRQKQNNTSTSSYFLVRGNQGSLQYLNRLSSSFKLASMRQNLGAIRQLSMQTSIRQLKYAILERVLYDGAKELYQVESDSSKYVICPDNQEIGEKLSEIDGRSGYPLLSEELVHDVKKLWQDPAIQETYSRGSILQLPDCAQYFMENLDRLAEADYVPTKEDVLYARVRTNGVVQIQFSPVGENKRGGEVYRLYDVGGQRNERRKWIHLFEGVNAVIFCAAISEYDQMLFEDETKNRMMETKELFDWVLKQRCFEKTSFMLFLNKFDIFERKIQKVPLSVCEWFKDYQPIAPGKQEVEHAYEFVKKKFEELYFQSSKPDRVDRVFKIYRTTALDQKLVKKTFKLIDESMRRSREGT; this comes from the exons ATGCCAAA TCTGCAGACATTGACCGGCGAATTTTGCAAGAGACAAAAGCAGAACAACACATCTACAAGCTCTTACTTCTTG GTGCGGGGGAATCAGGGAAGTCTACAATATTTAAACAG ATTAAGCTCCTCTTTCAAACTGGCTTCGATGAGGCAGAACTTAGGAGCTATACGTCAGTTATCCATGCAAACGTCTATCAGACAATTAAAGTATGCAATACTAGAAAGG GTACTATATGATGGAGCAAAGGAACTCTACCAAGTGGAATCAGATTCCTCAAAGTATGTTATATGCCCAGATAATCAG GAAATTGGGGAAAAGCTCTCAGAAATTGATGGCAGGTCGGGTTATCCACTTTTGAGCGAAGAACTTGTACATGATGTAAAAAAGTTATGGCAAGACCCAGCCATTCAG GAAACTTATTCACGTGGAAGTATTCTTCAACTTCCTGATTGTGCACAATACTTTATGGAAAATTTGGATCGGTTAGCTGAAGCAGATTATGTGCCAACAAAG GAGGATGTGCTTTATGCAAGAGTACGGACAAATGGTGTTGTACAGATTCAATTTAG CCCAGttggagaaaacaaaagaggCGGTGAGGTATATAGGCTGTATGATGTAGGAGGCCAGAGGAATGAGAGGAGAAAGTGGATTCATCTTTTTGAAGGTGTTAATGCGGTAATCTTTTGTGCTGCCATTAGTGA GTATGATCAGATGCTATTtgaagatgaaacaaaaaacagaaTGATGGAGACCAAGGAACTCTTTGACTGGGTTTTAAAGCAAAGATGTTTTGAG AAAACATCATTCATGCTGTTTCTTaacaaatttgatatattcgagagaaaaatacaaaag GTTCCTTTAAGTGTGTGCGAGTGGTTTAAAGACTACCAGCCTATTGCACCTGGGAAACAGGAGGTTGAGCATGCATACGA ATTTGTCAAGAAGAAGTTTGAAGAGCTCTATTTCCAGAGCAGCAAGCCTGACCGCGTAGATCGCGTGTTCAAAATCTACAGAACAACGGCCCTGGACCAGAAGCTTGTAAAGAAGACGTTCAAGTTGATCGATGAGAGCATGAGACGCTCCAGGGAAGGAACTTGA